A part of Pectobacterium cacticida genomic DNA contains:
- the upp gene encoding uracil phosphoribosyltransferase, translated as MKIVEVKHPLVKHKLGLMRENDISTKRFRELASEVGSLLTYEATADLAIEKVTIDGWCGPVEIDQIKGKKITVVPILRAGLGMMEGVLENVPSARISVVGIYRNEETLEPVPYFQKLVSNIEERMALVVDPMLATGGSMIATIDLLKKAGCHSIKVLVLVAAPEGIAALEKAHPDIELYTASIDKGLNEHGYIMPGLGDAGDKIFGTK; from the coding sequence ATGAAGATCGTCGAGGTGAAACACCCACTCGTCAAACATAAACTGGGTTTGATGCGTGAGAACGATATTAGCACGAAGCGTTTTCGTGAACTGGCTTCCGAAGTGGGAAGTTTGCTAACTTACGAAGCCACGGCCGATTTGGCTATTGAGAAAGTTACCATTGATGGCTGGTGCGGTCCGGTGGAAATTGATCAGATCAAAGGCAAGAAAATCACCGTCGTGCCGATTCTGCGTGCTGGCCTGGGGATGATGGAAGGCGTACTGGAAAACGTCCCCAGTGCGCGTATTAGCGTGGTTGGTATCTATCGCAATGAAGAAACGCTGGAACCTGTGCCTTACTTCCAGAAGCTGGTGTCCAATATCGAAGAGCGTATGGCGCTGGTGGTAGATCCGATGCTGGCTACCGGTGGTTCCATGATCGCGACCATCGATCTGCTGAAAAAAGCAGGCTGCCACAGCATTAAGGTACTGGTATTAGTCGCCGCTCCAGAAGGGATTGCCGCGCTCGAAAAAGCTCATCCGGATATTGAGCTTTACACGGCGTCCATTGATAAAGGTCTCAACGAGCACGGCTATATTATGCCGGGGCTGGGTGATGCGGGCGATAAAATATTCGGTACTAAATAG
- the arsC gene encoding arsenate reductase (glutaredoxin) (This arsenate reductase requires both glutathione and glutaredoxin to convert arsenate to arsenite, after which the efflux transporter formed by ArsA and ArsB can extrude the arsenite from the cell, providing resistance.) yields the protein MTHSSTSASVTIYHNPRCSKSRETLALLQERNITPNIVLYLDTPPDAATLAQLVRQLGFSSARQLMRTKEEVYRQLALSAPSLTEAQLIQAMVDNPKLIERPIVVAGGQARIGRPPEQVLDILPQ from the coding sequence ATGACACACTCGTCTACCAGCGCATCCGTGACGATCTATCACAACCCCCGCTGTTCTAAAAGTCGTGAAACACTGGCGCTGCTACAGGAAAGGAACATTACGCCTAACATCGTGCTCTATCTCGACACGCCGCCCGATGCCGCAACGCTAGCTCAACTCGTTCGACAATTAGGCTTTTCTAGCGCACGCCAATTAATGAGAACCAAAGAAGAGGTATATCGCCAGTTAGCGCTATCGGCTCCTTCGCTAACGGAAGCCCAGTTAATCCAGGCGATGGTCGATAACCCGAAACTCATTGAACGCCCCATCGTTGTAGCAGGCGGTCAGGCGCGCATTGGTCGTCCGCCGGAGCAGGTGTTGGATATTCTGCCACAGTAA
- the hda gene encoding DnaA inactivator Hda, giving the protein MILNTPAQLSLPLYLPDDETFASFYAGENASLLAALNNALHQEHGSYIYFWSREGGGRSHLLHAACTELSRQERAVGYVPLDKRAYFVPDVLEGMEQLALVCIDNIETIAGDDEWEMAVFNLYNRIQETGRTRLLITGDRPPRQLQLHLPDLASRLDWGQIYKLQPLSDDEKGEALQLRARLRGFELPEDVSRFLLKRLDREMRTLFMTLDQLDHASITAQRKLTIPFVKEILGL; this is encoded by the coding sequence GTGATTCTGAACACGCCGGCGCAACTTTCATTGCCACTGTATTTACCCGATGACGAGACTTTTGCCAGTTTCTATGCGGGTGAAAATGCGTCTCTGCTTGCCGCGCTTAATAATGCTTTGCATCAGGAACATGGCAGCTATATCTATTTCTGGTCGCGCGAAGGCGGTGGGCGCAGTCATTTGCTGCATGCCGCCTGTACCGAACTGTCGCGTCAGGAACGCGCGGTGGGTTATGTGCCATTAGATAAACGCGCTTACTTTGTGCCGGATGTACTGGAAGGCATGGAGCAACTGGCGCTGGTCTGCATCGATAACATCGAAACAATCGCGGGTGACGATGAATGGGAAATGGCGGTGTTTAATCTCTATAACCGTATTCAGGAAACCGGGCGTACCCGATTGCTGATTACCGGCGATCGTCCACCGCGCCAGTTGCAGTTACATTTACCTGATTTAGCGTCTCGCCTTGACTGGGGGCAGATATATAAATTGCAACCCCTATCAGATGATGAGAAGGGGGAAGCGTTACAGCTACGAGCCAGGCTGCGTGGGTTTGAATTGCCCGAAGATGTCAGTCGTTTTTTGCTCAAGCGGCTGGATCGTGAAATGCGCACGTTGTTTATGACGCTCGATCAGCTTGACCATGCCTCGATCACCGCTCAGCGCAAGCTGACCATCCCTTTTGTGAAAGAGATCCTCGGGTTATAA
- the purN gene encoding phosphoribosylglycinamide formyltransferase, whose protein sequence is MKNIVVLISGHGSNLQALIDACKNGRVKGKIAAVFSHNAEAYGLERARHAGIPTCVLNPDDFADRAAFDTALANEIEKYEPALVALAGYMRILSPEFVAQFAGRMLNVHPSLLPKYPGLHTHRKALENGDREHGTSIHFVTDELDGGPLILQAKVSVLSDDTEESLSQRVKSREHTIYPMVVNWFLNGRLVMRDNEAWLDSVRIPPQGYTAG, encoded by the coding sequence ATGAAAAACATTGTGGTGCTGATTTCAGGTCATGGAAGTAACTTACAGGCGTTAATTGACGCCTGTAAGAACGGACGCGTTAAAGGAAAAATTGCCGCCGTATTCAGCCATAATGCGGAAGCATACGGGTTGGAACGCGCGCGGCATGCCGGGATTCCTACCTGCGTCCTGAATCCTGATGATTTTGCCGATCGCGCCGCGTTTGATACGGCGCTAGCAAACGAAATAGAGAAGTATGAACCAGCGCTGGTGGCTCTGGCGGGCTATATGCGGATTCTCAGTCCAGAATTTGTCGCGCAATTCGCGGGAAGAATGCTTAACGTTCACCCTTCTCTGCTGCCTAAATATCCTGGGCTGCACACGCACCGCAAGGCGCTGGAAAATGGCGATCGTGAACATGGTACATCAATACACTTCGTCACCGATGAACTGGATGGCGGCCCGCTCATTCTGCAAGCAAAAGTGTCCGTTTTGAGCGACGATACCGAGGAGAGCCTGAGCCAGCGCGTTAAATCGCGCGAGCACACGATTTATCCAATGGTCGTCAACTGGTTTCTGAACGGTAGGCTGGTCATGCGTGATAACGAAGCCTGGCTGGATAGCGTGCGCATTCCCCCGCAGGGCTATACGGCTGGATAA
- the ybbP gene encoding putative ABC transporter permease subunit YbbP has translation MIWRWFWREWRSPSLLIVWLALTLAVACVLALGTISDRMEKGLSQQSRDFLAGDRVLRAARPVAEEWLQEAQKRGLTLSRQISFMTMTFAGDTPQLARVKATDRRYPLYGNLQTRPEGLHAEAGTVLVAPRLLALLGLKVGDMLDVGDTSLRISGELIQEPDSGFNPFDTAPRILMSLDDVEKTGAIQPGGRITWRYMFSGNEQQISAFSDFIKPQLKPDQRWYGMEDSEGALSQSLKRSQQFLLLSALLTLLLSIAAVAVAMGHYCRSRYDLVAILKTLGAGRQALRRLIIGQWLSVLGLAAVCGSVLGLGFEALLMKMLAPVLPAVLPASGLWPWAWALGSLVLISLLVGLRPYRLLLATQPLRVLRQDVVANVWPLRYYLPVVLIIVVGLLAVLSGGGVLLWSLLGGMAVLSFLLGVIGWGGLLLLRRLTVKRLALRLAINRLLRQPWSTLSQLAAFSLSFMLLALLLVMRGDLLERWQQQLPPGSPNYFLLNIATDQVPQVKEFLDRHDVMPEHFYPIIRARLTKINQQIATEVIHEDDPGGNTVNRELNLTWMNGIPPHNILVEGEAPKAGEVSMEEKEAKEMGIKIGDTLTFTGDTQPFSAKVTSFRQVDWESLRPNFFFIFPVGALDNQPQSWLTSFRYDGDEKLIAQLNRQFPTISVLDIGSILRQVGQVLQQVSRALEIMVILVLFCGVLLLLAQIQVGMRQRRQELMVYRTLGAGLRLLRTTLWCEFAVLGLVAGTAAAIGAESALWLLQRKVFNFAWEPNITMWVTLPLIAAFLLSLCGGWIGLRLLRGKALFRQFAG, from the coding sequence ATGATCTGGCGGTGGTTTTGGCGCGAATGGCGCTCTCCTTCATTATTAATTGTATGGCTGGCGTTAACGTTGGCGGTGGCTTGCGTATTAGCCTTAGGCACTATCAGTGACCGCATGGAGAAGGGGCTCAGTCAGCAGAGCCGGGATTTTCTGGCGGGCGATCGTGTACTCCGCGCTGCACGCCCTGTTGCAGAGGAGTGGCTTCAAGAAGCGCAGAAACGTGGCCTGACGCTCAGTCGGCAAATTTCTTTTATGACCATGACGTTCGCGGGCGATACGCCTCAGTTGGCGCGGGTCAAAGCTACCGATCGGCGCTATCCGCTGTATGGCAATTTGCAGACGCGCCCTGAAGGGCTGCATGCAGAAGCGGGGACGGTGTTGGTGGCGCCGCGCCTGCTCGCGTTACTCGGGCTGAAGGTCGGCGACATGCTTGATGTCGGCGATACGTCACTGCGTATCAGTGGCGAGCTGATTCAGGAGCCAGATTCCGGCTTCAATCCGTTCGATACCGCGCCGCGTATTCTAATGAGCCTGGATGATGTCGAAAAAACCGGGGCGATTCAGCCTGGCGGGCGCATTACCTGGCGCTACATGTTTTCCGGCAATGAACAGCAGATTAGTGCATTCAGCGACTTCATCAAGCCACAACTTAAGCCCGATCAGCGCTGGTATGGCATGGAAGATTCCGAAGGCGCGCTAAGTCAATCATTAAAGCGGTCGCAGCAGTTTCTATTGCTATCGGCGCTGCTGACGTTGCTGTTGTCTATCGCGGCAGTGGCGGTGGCGATGGGACACTATTGCCGTAGTCGTTACGATCTCGTCGCCATTTTGAAAACGCTGGGTGCGGGAAGACAGGCGTTAAGGCGCTTAATCATTGGCCAATGGCTTTCCGTGCTCGGTCTGGCGGCGGTGTGCGGTAGCGTGCTTGGTCTGGGGTTTGAGGCGCTGTTAATGAAAATGCTGGCGCCGGTGCTGCCCGCTGTACTGCCCGCCTCCGGGCTATGGCCGTGGGCGTGGGCGCTGGGGTCGCTGGTGCTGATCTCGCTGTTGGTTGGTCTTCGCCCCTATCGACTGCTGCTGGCGACACAACCGCTGCGTGTGTTGCGTCAGGATGTGGTGGCGAATGTGTGGCCGCTACGCTATTACCTGCCGGTTGTCCTGATTATTGTCGTTGGCCTACTGGCCGTGCTGTCTGGCGGCGGGGTACTGCTATGGTCGCTGCTCGGTGGCATGGCGGTGCTATCGTTCCTGTTAGGTGTTATTGGCTGGGGCGGGCTACTGCTATTACGGCGGTTGACGGTTAAACGATTGGCGCTGCGTCTGGCCATTAATCGCCTGTTGCGTCAGCCGTGGTCCACGCTCAGCCAACTCGCCGCTTTTTCGCTGTCCTTCATGCTATTAGCGCTGCTACTGGTAATGCGCGGTGATTTATTGGAGCGCTGGCAACAGCAGTTACCGCCGGGCAGTCCGAACTATTTCCTGCTGAACATCGCGACGGATCAGGTGCCGCAGGTGAAGGAATTTCTCGATCGGCATGATGTGATGCCGGAACATTTTTACCCGATTATTCGCGCGCGGTTGACGAAGATCAATCAGCAGATTGCGACGGAAGTGATCCATGAGGACGATCCGGGAGGCAACACGGTAAACCGGGAGCTGAATTTAACCTGGATGAATGGGATCCCGCCGCACAACATACTGGTGGAAGGCGAGGCGCCGAAAGCCGGCGAAGTCTCGATGGAAGAGAAAGAAGCCAAAGAGATGGGGATCAAAATTGGCGATACGCTGACCTTTACTGGTGACACACAGCCCTTTAGCGCTAAGGTAACGAGCTTCCGCCAGGTGGATTGGGAAAGCCTGCGTCCAAACTTCTTCTTTATTTTCCCGGTAGGGGCGTTGGATAACCAGCCGCAGTCCTGGCTGACCAGTTTCCGCTACGATGGCGATGAAAAGTTGATCGCGCAGTTGAATCGCCAATTCCCGACAATCAGCGTGCTGGATATCGGCAGTATTTTGCGTCAGGTTGGGCAGGTGTTACAGCAAGTCAGTCGGGCGCTGGAAATTATGGTCATTCTGGTATTGTTCTGCGGCGTGTTACTGTTGTTGGCACAGATTCAGGTTGGCATGCGTCAGCGGCGTCAGGAATTGATGGTTTACCGCACGCTAGGCGCGGGATTGCGCCTGTTGCGCACCACACTATGGTGCGAGTTTGCCGTGCTGGGATTGGTCGCGGGAACGGCAGCGGCGATCGGCGCAGAATCGGCGCTGTGGCTATTGCAACGTAAGGTGTTCAACTTTGCCTGGGAACCCAATATTACGATGTGGGTAACGCTCCCGCTAATCGCCGCATTTCTCCTGTCGCTCTGCGGCGGCTGGATAGGCCTGCGGCTATTGCGTGGTAAGGCCTTGTTCCGGCAGTTCGCGGGTTAA
- the uraA gene encoding uracil permease: protein MTRRAIGVSERPPLLQTIPLSFQHLFAMFGATVLVPILFKINPATVLLFNGVGTLLYLFICKGKIPAYLGSSFAFISPVLLLLPLGYEVALGGFIMCGLLFCVVALIVKKAGTGWLDVLFPPAAMGAIVAVIGLELAGVAAGMAGLLPADGASVDSTAVTISLATLAITILGSVLFRGFMAIIPILIGVLAGYALSFALGVVDLTPIREAHWFAMPTFYTPRFEWFAILTILPAALVVIAEHVGHLVVTANIVKKDLMRDPGLHRSMFANGISTMLSGFFGSTPNTTYGENIGVLAITKVYSTWVIGGAAVLAILLSCVGKLAAAIQAVPVPVMGGVSLLLYGVIGASGIRVLIESKVDYNKAQNLILTSVILIIGVSGAKVHLGATELKGMALATVVGIGMSLVFKVISLFRKEETILDAPEEDGSRP from the coding sequence ATGACTCGTCGCGCCATCGGAGTGAGTGAACGCCCTCCCTTGCTACAAACTATCCCGTTGAGTTTCCAACATCTGTTTGCGATGTTTGGCGCTACCGTGCTGGTTCCCATCCTATTTAAGATCAATCCGGCAACCGTATTGTTGTTTAATGGCGTGGGCACATTACTTTATTTATTCATTTGCAAAGGAAAGATTCCGGCATATTTAGGGTCGAGCTTTGCGTTTATTTCTCCGGTCTTACTGCTGTTGCCGCTAGGGTATGAGGTTGCGCTGGGCGGATTCATCATGTGCGGCCTGTTGTTCTGCGTGGTGGCGCTGATCGTTAAGAAAGCGGGCACTGGCTGGTTAGATGTGCTGTTTCCACCGGCGGCAATGGGGGCGATCGTTGCGGTGATCGGTTTGGAACTGGCGGGTGTTGCGGCGGGGATGGCCGGGCTACTGCCTGCCGATGGCGCCTCCGTCGATTCTACCGCGGTGACGATTTCACTCGCGACGTTGGCGATTACCATCCTGGGATCGGTCTTGTTTCGCGGATTTATGGCGATTATCCCAATATTGATCGGTGTACTAGCGGGTTATGCGCTGTCATTCGCGCTTGGCGTGGTGGATTTAACGCCGATTCGTGAAGCGCACTGGTTTGCGATGCCGACGTTTTATACGCCACGCTTTGAATGGTTTGCCATTCTGACGATTTTGCCGGCGGCGCTGGTGGTGATTGCCGAGCATGTTGGGCATCTGGTCGTGACGGCGAATATCGTCAAGAAAGATCTGATGCGCGATCCGGGTCTGCACCGTTCTATGTTCGCTAACGGCATTTCTACCATGCTGTCTGGTTTCTTTGGTTCCACCCCGAATACGACTTATGGCGAGAACATCGGTGTGCTGGCAATAACCAAAGTGTATAGCACCTGGGTAATCGGCGGCGCGGCGGTCCTGGCGATTTTATTGTCTTGTGTGGGCAAACTGGCCGCCGCGATTCAGGCAGTACCGGTTCCGGTTATGGGCGGTGTGTCACTGCTGCTGTATGGCGTGATCGGTGCATCGGGTATCCGCGTGTTGATTGAATCCAAAGTGGATTACAACAAGGCGCAAAATCTGATCTTAACCTCTGTCATTTTGATCATTGGCGTGAGTGGAGCAAAAGTGCATCTGGGCGCTACGGAACTGAAAGGCATGGCGCTAGCAACGGTAGTGGGTATTGGCATGAGTCTGGTGTTTAAGGTTATCAGCCTGTTCCGCAAAGAGGAAACGATCCTCGATGCGCCGGAAGAAGACGGCTCGCGTCCGTAA
- the purM gene encoding phosphoribosylformylglycinamidine cyclo-ligase yields the protein MTDKTSLSYKDAGVDIDAGNALVDRIKGVVKQTRRPEVMGGLGGFGALCALPQKYREPILVSGTDGVGTKLRLAMDLKRHDTIGIDLVAMCVNDLVVQGAEPLFFLDYYATGKLDVDTAASVITGIAEGCKQSGCALVGGETAEMPGMYHGEDYDVAGFCVGVVEKADIIDGSKVQNGDVLVALASSGPHSNGYSLVRKVLEVSNVHPEQFELEGKPLADHLLAPTKIYVKSILALIEEVDVHAICHLTGGGFWENIPRVLPEGMQATIDESSWQWPAVFNWLQQAGNISRHEMYRTFNCGVGMIIALPAERADEAVALLNRSGENAWKIGVITQTDAGDAVVIN from the coding sequence GTGACCGACAAAACCTCTCTCAGCTACAAAGACGCAGGCGTGGATATCGATGCGGGTAATGCATTGGTAGACCGTATTAAAGGTGTAGTGAAACAAACTCGTCGCCCGGAAGTTATGGGTGGGTTGGGTGGTTTCGGTGCCTTGTGCGCCTTACCGCAAAAATACCGCGAACCGATCCTGGTTTCCGGCACTGACGGAGTCGGCACTAAACTGCGCCTGGCGATGGATCTGAAACGCCATGACACGATCGGTATCGATCTGGTTGCGATGTGCGTAAACGATCTGGTTGTTCAGGGCGCTGAACCGTTATTTTTCCTCGACTATTACGCGACGGGCAAACTGGATGTCGATACGGCTGCCAGCGTAATCACCGGTATCGCTGAAGGGTGTAAACAATCAGGCTGTGCGCTGGTCGGTGGCGAAACGGCTGAAATGCCAGGAATGTATCACGGCGAAGATTACGATGTTGCCGGTTTCTGCGTCGGTGTTGTAGAAAAGGCAGACATTATCGATGGCAGCAAAGTTCAGAACGGCGATGTTCTGGTCGCGCTTGCATCCAGCGGCCCACACTCAAACGGCTATTCTCTGGTGCGCAAAGTGCTTGAAGTGAGCAACGTTCATCCAGAGCAATTCGAACTAGAAGGCAAGCCGCTGGCCGATCACCTGCTGGCGCCGACCAAAATCTACGTGAAATCCATACTCGCCCTGATTGAGGAAGTGGACGTCCATGCGATTTGTCATCTGACCGGCGGCGGTTTCTGGGAAAATATCCCGCGTGTGCTGCCAGAAGGCATGCAGGCGACTATCGACGAATCCAGTTGGCAATGGCCAGCGGTTTTCAACTGGCTGCAACAGGCTGGTAATATCAGCCGCCACGAAATGTATCGCACGTTTAACTGTGGTGTTGGTATGATTATCGCACTGCCAGCCGAACGGGCAGATGAAGCCGTCGCATTGCTTAATCGCAGCGGTGAGAATGCATGGAAAATCGGCGTCATTACTCAAACCGATGCCGGAGACGCAGTGGTTATTAACTAA
- the speG gene encoding spermidine N1-acetyltransferase, giving the protein MSSTSSSVRLRPLERDDLTFIHQLDNNASVMRYWFEEPYEAFVELSDLYDKHIHDQSERRFIIEHEQTKVGLVELVEINHIHRRAEFQIIIDPAYQGHGYASAAAKLAMDYGFSVLNLYKLYLIVDKENNKAIHIYSKLGFEVEGELIHEFFINGEYRNTIRMCIFQHQYLAKHKSVTGIGGEAPGSSISQ; this is encoded by the coding sequence ATGTCGAGTACGAGCAGTTCCGTTCGGCTACGGCCGCTGGAACGAGACGATCTCACTTTTATTCATCAGTTGGATAACAATGCCAGCGTGATGCGTTATTGGTTTGAAGAGCCTTATGAGGCCTTTGTCGAACTTAGCGATCTATACGACAAACATATTCATGATCAGAGCGAGCGACGCTTCATTATTGAACACGAGCAAACCAAAGTCGGCCTCGTTGAACTGGTGGAAATTAACCACATCCACCGTCGCGCAGAATTTCAGATCATTATCGATCCCGCTTATCAAGGCCACGGCTATGCCAGCGCGGCGGCCAAACTGGCGATGGATTACGGCTTCTCGGTATTAAACCTCTACAAGCTGTATCTGATTGTGGACAAGGAAAACAACAAAGCGATCCATATTTACAGCAAGCTAGGCTTTGAAGTGGAAGGCGAACTGATCCACGAGTTTTTCATCAACGGTGAATACCGCAATACAATCCGTATGTGCATTTTCCAGCACCAATATCTGGCGAAACACAAAAGCGTGACGGGTATTGGCGGCGAAGCACCGGGAAGTTCTATCAGCCAGTAA